Proteins encoded together in one Myxocyprinus asiaticus isolate MX2 ecotype Aquarium Trade chromosome 9, UBuf_Myxa_2, whole genome shotgun sequence window:
- the LOC127446132 gene encoding separin-like isoform X1, with amino-acid sequence MKCLRTEDYVQHLSCVKDTVVLHDELKKLVDDGIGLYGRTTCDRIIRACNQRLCSGSLDSAHLEQLVDLVELAVRGFELLEESGMHSNPFYLEKIVFHILQKLATLEAHGPACRLGQLLYRRLKQLSTETDDFHVLVRNCFAVLWNSLLSNSARGSALTPRDKLRCQLQALTFRLLEQESSSASSPSRVPLFVEEAVGEYERSCGSLTHDDVSFLTSESQELILSPLIKPSEGPDSALMCSLLPVRCEVLFKVCKQLCKSRFSAEALGLLRKVLNDVKDNGGLHSALSLADRAVQLQCALGSGEECSKAFTECALILRGQPSAMSAPECYALLEACRLVIWALEAGQSKGMGIATLLTCFSFLEEYQDLLLTWQKGSFSQQMQYSICFSFYQGFISTYESLHTYQVSAGDTLDRVLLYCQATAGRMLTELRALNNDNFLLKAVCVVNNVVYELFNRKLYDGAFSLAVIVCQELFKDCPPSLPVDRVNRCFMLVVQCSRRGGKLDCALDWVVRWILVLGTQVLDHLAEPVSLWVKTKCDAARAGEDDTRLRTLRDGLGEVSVDEEVLMCLLEEELRVYKEQTGDTAQERYNTLCDLLDICHEDTPHTLRRASYLCEMAQVVCYQDFSQQTDCSAVDFTHEALQLLEAEPETAENTDRLKDEKAQASLWLYICTLESNLQEAVDTEKRLRAVQEESKTAMNMDPVPTNDLEYEDKQKSQESQLVYDGLRFNLLGHSKLSEPLDRCLSLWRSLLRGSVPAVRDPKLTASSITLMAALYTLMGKHLEALEGYQLAGTLFRSLGDAQNSASAFCHSARILLYLGSPQLAQAELEKAEQSWTSDPSSEAMSVISMTAMLQRAQICFALVQVERGVCCLTEVIKESGQHHSKSWYLLRAQALQTASEYLSLDTQALDLQLRQCIIQHGLKTPDTAQYEGLKLLCSLVMMLLGNGFYGAPGPNTDTCFVDQGDSVVFKWLLLSEVLVCSERMVTVRSSSGAVHEAKAQCLEALKLATKLQTLSHCAELLVLKAGLELMKGATEASVLDLEQVRNLLDLCTDFGQGQQQKCEVKIKPRKGRPAAPSSSGDVPEEEEDLSGILSTRALRKEPVEAISRLGSQGASPPLKPKCQRGLSCLTHAETCSCSCCSELGLARVSVHWALIQADLQLDQEVSRQLRLSARKRCRGVIATLQSKLATLVSSKKSTGLTLLQAELGRMHLGTVLQLLRTGDKWKDAALWEEIEAGLEAVKPKGAMTPELGPIRAALLGSKAVACLLALAMKKQSTPEELFSSVWGWNPLKTKPQIKPKTELKLRANSPVSDKLPEAGVKHQPDCVPSERRKNKVSALVSKKAKDSVPKITITKSSMVFKTPKPTRTSRPKSVSTSIGDLRAFDFTNEVPEILVFAPSLTPASRQGIIKSKAAPKGAFEVYTDSSPAEEKPVVVPAAPKRTTRSRFKVEFSDESDAESAPPALVEKSEKKQNSSNCKTPRTLKPALNSNPSDSKVLVNPTVKPDPPRRSRASKKTTALPSTSRLSSEEETSVSSACTRRGRPKKSQSSEVTEEPERMRMIKEDEDEILLNISLEELRGSDTEMKDTGSPDADCEVLRRDLAADIRRECFSELRRTGQNGPGAHTTLPHAPAPLADLSVEVVQSHLRSSWLLLHHFPPPSIYPHVCSLLAQSLGQTDPTTTAMLHAQSLGVSTRHHMTRHVVSQFRKLKKSCNDVAEGLGALSLEESSGATKSQKLSALEQIFSFTSSHPTQFPLMHTEQFTQQLKDLPAGITVCMFTLTGVYPDETGSTILLTRLERDSTPITVRIPTADRERSVAVLLEEVDGVLKGQKEVSAVAEKSQWWEGRKALDARVEKLLKEMQDTLGVWRTLLLPLTSDPELDVQVKCFQQALKGTKITQDMLKVVLSASPLLFPPDLHSLVDGTGLQDRDFLKLLQGGVTKLRGREEPQGHTVLIFDKYLQKLPWENIACLKSHSVTRMPSLHAVLGHSHLKQMESSCVLSCGVNPKQVYYVLNPDGNLPDTEKRFKEWFTGERAWKGVCGTAPDPDKLQEAVTTKDLYIYIGHGAGARFLDAQRVLKGPVRAVALLFGCSSAALSVLGHQEGTGLILSYLTAGCPLVLGNLWDVTDRDLDRFTSALLQSWLSAGPGSSLLEHLAQSRNATHLKHIIGAAPIAYGLPVYIC; translated from the exons ATGAAGTGCTTAAGAACAGAGGATTATGTCCAACATCTGTCGTGTGTAAAGGACACTGTAGTTCTTCACGATGAATTGAAG AAACTTGTGGATGATGGCATTGGTCTATATGGCCGCACAACGTGTGATCGTATCATCCGAGCATGCAACCAGCGGCTGTGCAGTGGCTCGCTGGATTCTGCTCATCTGGAGCAGCTAGTGGACTTGGTAGAACTGGCCGTCCGGGGGTTTGAATTGCTAGAGGAGTCTGGGATGCATAGCAACCCCTTTTATTTGGAGAAAATAGTGTTCCACATCCTACAGAAACTTGCCACACTTGAAGCTCATGGCCCTGCTTGTCGCCTGGGACAACTCTTGTACAGAAGACTGAAGCAGTTGTCTACAGAG ACGGATGACTTCCATGTTTTGGTGCGGAACTGCTTTGCGGTGCTGTGGAACAGTCTCCTCTCTAACAGTGCACGTGGCTCTGCCCTCACTCCAAGAGACAAACTCCGCTGTCAGCTACAAGCTTTGACTTTCAGACTCTTAGAGCAGGAGTCCAGCTCAGCCTCTTCCCCATCCAGAGTGCCTTTGTTTGTGGAGGAGGCGGTCGGAGAGTATGAACGATCATGTGGGAGTTTAACTCACGATGATGTGAGTTTTTTGACCTCTGAATCACAAGAACTGATCCTCAGCCCTTTAATCAAACCATCTGAAGGGCCAGACTCTGCATTGATGTGTTCCTTGCTGCCTGTAAGGTGTGAGGTGTTGTTTAAGGTGTGCAAACAGCTTTGTAAGAGTCGGTTTTCAGCGGAGGCTCTTGGGCTGTTGCGTAAAGTTCTGAATGACGTCAAGGATAATGGTGGGCTGCACTCAGCTCTGAGTCTTGCAGATCGGGCAGTGCAGCTGCAGTGTGCATTAGGCTCTGGAGAAGAGTGCAGTAAGGCTTTCACCGAATGTGCACTCATCCTCAGAGGTCAGCCCAGTGCCATGTCTGCCCCAGAGTGTTATGCCCTATTGGAGGCATGTCGGCTGGTTATTTGGGCGTTGGAGGCTGGCCAGAGTAAAGGGATGGGCATAGCTACATTGCTgacatgtttttctttcttgGAGGAATATCAGGACCTTCTGCTCACATGGCAAAAG GGCTCATTTTCACAGCAAATGCAGTACTCCATATGTTTCAGTTTTTACCAAGGCTTCATTAGCACATATGAAAGTCTCCACACATATCAG GTGTCTGCAGGCGATACTCTGGACAGAGTGCTTTTGTATTGCCAGGCGACAGCAGGACGCATGCTGACTGAACTGCGGGCACTTAACAATGACAACTTTTTACTTAAAGCAG TGTGTGTGGTGAATAATGTGGTATACGAGCTGTTCAACAGGAAGTTGTATGACGGAGCATTTAGTTTAGCTGTGATTGTGTGTCAGGAGCTGTTTAAGGACTGCCCACCCTCTCTGCCTGTGGACAGG GTGAATCGCTGTTTCATGCTGGTGGTTCAGTGTAGTAGGCGTGGGGGTAAGCTGGATTGTGCTCTAGACTGGGTTGTGCGCTGGATTCTGGTTTTGGGCACACAGGTTTTGGATCATCTTGCAGAACCTGTGTCACTGTGGGTCAAAACCAAGTGTGATGCTGCCCGAGCAGGAGAGGATGACACACGCTTGAG GACTCTGAGGGATGGTTTGGGCGAAGTGTCTGTGGATGAGGAGGTGCTGATGTGTTTATTAGAGGAGGAGTTGCGTGTGTATAAGGAGCAGACGGGAGACACAGCGCAGGAGCGCTACAACACACTCTGTGACCTCTTAGATATCTGCCACGAGGATACCCCGCACACATTGAGACGGGCTTCTTACCTGTGTGAGATGGCACAGGTTGTATGTTACCAGGATTTCAGCCAACAGACTGACTG CTCAGCGGTAGACTTCACCCATGAGGCATTGCAGTTGTTGGAGGCGGAGCCAGAGACAGCAGAGAATACTGATAGGCTGAAGGATGAGAAAGCACAGGCTTCCCTTTGGCTCTACATCTGCACTCTTGAGTCCAATCTGCAGGAG GCTGTGGACACAGAGAAGCGATTGCGTGCGGTGCAGGAGGAGagtaaaacagcaatgaatatgGATCCTGTTCCCACTAATGATCTGGAGTATGAGGACAAACAGAAATCACAAGAAAGCCAGCTGGTCTATGATGGACTCCGCTTCAATCTACTGGGCCATAGCA agCTGAGTGAGCCTTTGGATAGATGTTTGTCTCTATGGAGGAGTCTACTGAGGGGGTCTGTGCCTGCAGTAAGAGACCCCAAACTCACAGCCTCCTCCATCACACTAATGGCTGCCCTCTACACACTTATGGGCAAG CATCTGGAAGCTCTGGAGGGATATCAGCTTGCTGGTACCCTATTCCGCAGTCTTGGCGATGCCCAGAACAGTGCTAGTGCCTTTTGCCACTCTGCCAGGATCCTGCTGTATCTGGGCTCCCCTCAACTTGCACAG gcagAGTTAGAAAAAGCAGAACAGAGTTGGACCTCTGATCCAAGCTCAGAGGCGATGTCTGTTATCTCCATGACAGCTATGCTGCAGAGAGCACAGATCTGCTTCGCTTTAGTACAG GTTGAGCGAGGCGTATGCTGCCTGACGGAGGTGATAAAGGAGTCTGGTCAGCATCATTCTAAGAGCTGGTACCTGCTCAGGGCACAAGCACTGCAGACAGCCAGTGAATACTTGAGTCTGGACACACAGGCTTTGGACTTACAGCTACGTCAATGCATCATTCAACATG gtctGAAGACTCCAGACACAGCTCAGTATGAAGGGTTAAAGCTGTTGTGCAGCCTGGTGATGATGTTGCTGGGCAACGGGTTTTACGGAGCCCCTGGACCAAACACAGACACTTGCTTTGTAGATCAAG GAGACAGTGTTGTGTTTAAATGGCTGTTACTTAGTGAGGTGCTAGTGTGTTCTGAGAGGATGGTGACTGTGAGGAGCAGCAGTGGGGCCGTTCATGAAGCTAAGGCTCAGTGTTTGGAGGCTCTTAAATTGGCCACCAAACTGCAGACCCTCAGCCA cTGTGCTGAGCTGTTGGTGTTGAAAGCAGGACTTGAATTGATGAAGGGAGCTACTGAAGCCAGTGTTTTAGACCTGGAGCAAGTTAGAAACTTGCTGGATCTGTGCACAG ATTTTGGCCAGGGGCAACAACAGAAGTGCGAGGTGAaaataaaacctcgcaaaggccGGCCAGCTGCCCCTTCTTCCTCTGGGGATGTCCCTGAAGAAGAAGAGGATCTGAGTGGAATCCTCAGCACTCGTGCCCTTCGCAAGGAGCCTGTGGAGGCCATATCTAGATTAGGAAGCCAAGGAGCATCTCCCCCTTTAAAGCCCAAATGCCAGCGTGGGCTTTCCTGTCTGACCCATGCAGAGACCTGCTCCTGTTCCTGCTGCAGTGAGCTCGGCTTGGCTCGAGTCAGTGTCCACTGGGCGCTGATACAGGCAGACCTCCAGTTAGACCAAGAGGTGTCCCGCCAACTACGCCTTTCTGCCAGGAAGCGTTGCCGTGGTGTCATAGCTACACTCCAAAGCAAATTGGCAACTCTTGTATCTTCTAAAAAGTCAACTGGGCTAACACTACTGCAGGCAGAATTGGGCAGAATGCATTTGGGAACTGTGCTTCAGCTTCTCAGAACTGGAGACAAATGGAAAGATGCAGCCCTGTGGGAGGAGATAGAAGCAGGATTGGAGGCAGTGAAGCCTAAAGGGGCAATGACACCAGAGCTTGGACCCATAAGAGCTGCTCTGCTGGGGTCTAAAGCTGTGGCCTGCCTCTTGGCACTGGCCATGAAAAAACAGAGCACACCTGAAGAACTGTTCTCCAGTGTCTGGGGCTGGAACCCACTGAAGACTAAACCACAAATAAAACCTAAAACCGAACTGAAACTTAGAGCCAACAGCCCCGTTTCTGACAAACTTCCAGAGGCAGGTGTTAAACACCAACCTGACTGCGTCCCATccgaaagaagaaaaaacaaagtgTCCGCTTTAGTTTCTAAGAAGGCTAAAGACTCTGTGCCCAAAATTACCATCACAAAATCCTCAATGGTTTTCAAAACCCCCAAACCAACAAGGACTTCCCGGCCCAAATCAGTCTCCACTAGCATTGGTGACTTAAGAGCATTTGACTTCACCAATGAGGTGCCTGAGATTTTGGTCTTTGCACCTTCGCTAACGCCTGCCAGCCGTCAAGGGATCATAAAGTCAAAAGCCGCCCCAAAGGGAGCATTTGAGGTTTATACAGATTCTTCTCCTGCAGAAGAGAAACCTGTGGTCGTGCCTGCTGCACCTAAACGAACCACGCGCTCTCGCTTTAAG GTTGAGTTCAGTGATGAGAGTGATGCTGAAAGCGCACCTCCTGCTCTAGTGGAGAAGTCTGAGAAAAAGCAAAACTCTTCCAACTGTAAAACCCCTCGCACCCTTAAGCCAGCCCTGAACTCCAACCCTAGTGATAGCAAAGTTCTTGTAAACCCCACTGTGAAACCAGACCCTCCTCGAAGGTCCCGAGCCAGTAAGAAAACCACAGCCCTCCCCTCCACCAGCCGCCTCTCCTCTGAGGAAGAAACTAGTGTATCTTCTGCATGCACACGGAGGGGGCGGCCAAAGAAGAGTCAGAGTTCAGAGGTCACAGAGGAGCCAGAGAGGATGAGAATGATTAAAGAGGATGAAGATGAGATTCTTTTGAATATCAGCCTGGAGGAGCTTAGAGGTTCTGATACAGAGATGAAAGACACAG GCAGCCCAGATGCTGATTGTGAGGTCCTGAGGAGAGATCTGGCTGCTGATATCAGACGGGAGTGTTTCAGTGAGCTCAGGAGGACTGGACAGAATGGTCCTGGAGCTCACACAACCCTACCACACGCTCCTGCACCTCTAG CTGACCTGTCAGTAGAGGTGGTCCAGTCGCACCTTCGTTCCTCATGGCTCCTCCTCCACCACTTCCCTCCTCCCTCAATTTATCCCCACGTCTGCTCACTGCTTGCTCAGTCACTCGGCCAGACTGATCCCACCACTACAGCAATGCTGCATGCACAGTCACTGGGGGTGTCCACTCGCCACCATATGACCCGTCATGTGGTTAGCCAGTTCAG GAAGCTGAAGAAATCTTGTAATGATGTAGCAGAGGGTCTTGGTGCTCTGAGTCTGGAGGAATCATCTGGGGCAACAAAGTCTCAAAAACTCTCTGCGCTTGAGCAGATCTTTTCCTTCACCTCATCACATCCAACACAGTTCCCTCTAATGCACACAGAGCAGTTCACTCAGCAGCTTAAAGATCTGCCAGCAG GAATAACAGTGTGCATGTTCACACTCACGGGCGTGTATCCCGATGAGACTGGCAGCACTATTCTTCTGACCCGACTGGAGAGAGACTCCACCCCAATTACTGTGAGAATCCCTACTGCAGACAGAGAG CGCTCCGTTGCcgtgctgctggaagaggtggaTGGAGTGTTGAAGGGGCAGAAGGAGGTGAGCGCGGTGGCAGAGAAATCACAGTGGTGGGAGGGACGGAAGGCTTTGGATGCACGTGTGGAG AAATTGCTCAAGGAGATGCAGGATACTTTAGGTGTGTGGCGAACTTTACTCCTCCCTTTGACCTCTGACCCTGAGCTGGACGTTCAAGTTAAGTGCTTCCAACAGGCACTAAAAGGGACAAAGATCACACAGGACATGCTCAAG GTGGTTCTCTCTGCATCTCCACTCCTCTTCCCGCCAGACTTGCATTCTCTTGTGGATGGGACAGGTCTGCAGGACAGGGACTTCCTGAAGCTTCTGCAGGGGGGTGTTACTAAACTGAGAGGGAGGGAGGAACCACAGGGACATACGGTTCTGATCTTCGACAAG TACTTGCAAAAGTTGCCATGGGAGAACATTGCTTGTCTGAAATCACATTCTGTCACTCGCATGCCCTCTTTACATGCAGTACTAGGACACAGTCATCTGAAACAG ATGGAGTCTAGCTGTGTGTTGTCTTGTGGTGTGAACCCTAAGCAAGTTTACTATGTGCTGAACCCAGATGGAAACCTGCCTGACACTGAGAAGCGCTTTAAAGAATGGTTCACTGG TGAGCGGGCATGGAAGGGAGTTTGTGGAACCGCTCCTGATCCAGATAAACTACAAGAGGCTGTGACCACTAAAGACCTCTATAT TTACATAGGGCATGGTGCAGGAGCCCGATTTCTAGATGCTCAAAGGGTTTTGAAAGGGCCTGTGCGGGCCGTGGCTCTGCTGTTCGGCTGCAGTAGTGCTGCTCTCAGTGTACTTGGACACCAGGAAGGAACAGGGCTCATCCTTAGCTATCTGACCGCAGGATG CCCACTAGTGCTCGGTAACCTGTGGGATGTGACGGATCGTGATTTGGATCGCTTCACATCAGCTCTGCTCCAGTCCTGGCTTTCTGCTGGCCCTGGCTCCTCCCTGCTTGAGCATTTAGCCCAATCACGTAATGCCACACACCTCAAACATATAATTGGTGCTGCACCGATTGCATATGGTTTGCCTGTGTATATTTGCTAG